The Flavobacterium jumunjinense genome includes a region encoding these proteins:
- a CDS encoding SusC/RagA family TonB-linked outer membrane protein, with translation MKKLFFLMTIILSYASHAQETRTITGQVIDSEDRLPIPGVSVYVEKQSISNETEQSGIIQSTSVGTITDMDGYFKLEINKEVKSLRVSFMGYQSYLIDLSSQNNYNIALKVDLNELQEIVVTGYQKIEKRKLTSALTKVDMEDIQQAGVASVDQLLAGQVAGVAITPGNGAPGGAAKIRIRGTASLSGPQDPLWVLDGLPLEGNDVPNFNDKDNIDQLNNFSIAGLNPDDIKDITILKDAAATAIYGARAANGVIVITTKKGRKGKMSVNFTANTFVTQKPDFSKLNLMNANQKVDFELALAGRSDLTFRDDKGEISRILNGSGELDAYRTGGFSALTPGTQQAINTLRNNQTDWGNLLYRTAVNKQYGLSLSGGGEKSDYYFSLGYYDEKGTTIGTGFERYNITLKNNYELSDRFKVGIGLFGSQSKNSSYISDSDAFTNPANYSRNANPYLSPKDENGNYIYDQDIQGYSDRYVPFNFLEERENTSYELKTRAIKAIFDLEYKVIKDLKLTSQIGLQMDNSGTEKYAGKETYFSRKEKEKTRRYSNGSYYYFLPEGGIIQNWNTDFFQYNIKTQLMYNKIINEKHELDFLIGNELRRNYNTNIYSRGFGYDRQTGTTSQIVFPNQEIANSNEYRTYNRTKNENAFASMYATASYTYNRKYTVFGSVRYDGSDLFGVDPKYKYLPLWSISGSWFASEEDFIKNNIKAISNLRFRASYGLQGNIDKGTSPFVVGNYGTANILPGQSETTIVVTSPPNNKLRWEKTENVNFGLDLGVLKNRINVAADLYGRRSTDLLGIRALPLENGFEYTNMNWAQVTNKGYEISVSTKNIDNPNFKWSTNFNFAHNKSNIDRIEVRANSYLPSGEGYPVNAVFALKTAGIDENGYPQFLNNNGEVVNAVDFFQLYDPYAVIFPGEISQSRLTENAENFRSLFTYVGDRDPKFTGGFINTFKIKNFDVTISTTFNLKQTVVKTPPYNGTQVDRGQNYTTDILDAWSPSNPNSNLPGIVGANSGTGDSWMAYQWFANGSPVNTYALLDTWVDEMSYMRLSSIRLGYTLPKSVTDKMKIQNVRFNVEGRNLFVVSSNYKGYFDPETYGNIYAQPIPRSITLGLNLTF, from the coding sequence ATGAAGAAACTATTTTTTTTAATGACTATCATACTCTCTTATGCTAGTCATGCGCAAGAAACTAGAACGATTACTGGACAAGTAATTGATTCCGAAGATAGACTACCTATTCCTGGAGTTTCTGTTTATGTGGAAAAACAGTCTATCTCTAATGAAACGGAACAAAGTGGAATTATTCAAAGTACTAGTGTAGGAACAATTACTGATATGGATGGATACTTCAAATTAGAAATAAATAAGGAAGTAAAAAGTTTACGTGTTAGCTTCATGGGATACCAATCCTATTTAATTGATTTATCTTCTCAAAACAATTATAATATTGCTTTAAAAGTAGATTTAAATGAATTACAAGAAATTGTAGTAACAGGTTATCAGAAAATAGAAAAGCGAAAACTTACTTCTGCTTTAACTAAAGTAGATATGGAAGATATTCAACAAGCTGGTGTTGCAAGTGTAGATCAATTGTTAGCTGGACAAGTGGCTGGTGTTGCCATCACTCCAGGAAATGGAGCTCCAGGTGGTGCAGCAAAAATTAGAATTAGAGGTACAGCTTCTCTATCTGGTCCGCAAGATCCACTTTGGGTATTAGATGGTCTTCCATTAGAAGGAAATGATGTTCCAAACTTTAATGATAAAGACAATATTGATCAATTAAACAACTTCTCTATTGCAGGATTAAATCCTGATGACATAAAAGATATTACAATTTTAAAAGATGCTGCTGCAACAGCTATTTATGGTGCAAGAGCAGCAAATGGTGTAATTGTAATTACAACTAAAAAAGGAAGAAAAGGGAAAATGTCCGTAAATTTTACTGCAAACACATTTGTAACTCAAAAACCAGATTTTTCGAAGTTAAATTTAATGAATGCTAATCAAAAAGTTGATTTCGAATTAGCGTTAGCTGGGCGTTCTGATTTAACATTCAGAGATGATAAGGGTGAGATTTCTCGTATTTTAAATGGTTCAGGAGAATTAGATGCATATAGAACAGGTGGTTTTTCTGCTTTAACTCCTGGAACACAACAAGCTATTAATACTCTACGTAATAATCAAACAGATTGGGGTAATTTATTATATAGAACTGCCGTTAATAAACAATATGGTTTAAGCTTATCAGGTGGTGGTGAAAAATCAGACTATTACTTTTCGTTAGGTTATTATGATGAAAAAGGAACAACTATAGGAACTGGTTTTGAAAGATATAATATCACTTTAAAAAACAATTACGAATTATCAGATAGATTCAAAGTAGGTATTGGCCTATTTGGAAGCCAAAGTAAAAACTCTTCTTATATTTCAGACAGTGACGCTTTTACCAATCCTGCAAATTATTCAAGAAATGCAAACCCATACCTTTCTCCAAAAGACGAAAATGGCAACTATATATATGATCAGGACATTCAAGGTTATTCAGATCGTTATGTTCCTTTTAACTTCTTAGAAGAAAGAGAAAACACTTCTTATGAATTAAAAACAAGAGCAATAAAAGCAATTTTTGATTTAGAATACAAAGTTATTAAGGACTTAAAACTAACTTCTCAAATCGGCTTACAGATGGATAATTCTGGAACAGAAAAATATGCTGGAAAAGAAACTTATTTCTCACGTAAAGAAAAAGAAAAAACAAGACGATACAGCAATGGGAGCTACTATTACTTTCTACCAGAAGGTGGTATTATCCAAAACTGGAACACTGATTTTTTCCAATACAACATAAAAACACAATTGATGTACAACAAAATCATCAATGAAAAACACGAGTTAGATTTCCTTATTGGTAATGAATTAAGAAGAAATTACAACACTAACATTTACTCTAGAGGTTTTGGTTACGATCGCCAAACAGGTACGACTAGTCAAATTGTTTTTCCTAATCAAGAAATAGCTAATAGTAATGAATATAGAACCTATAATCGAACTAAAAACGAAAATGCATTTGCATCAATGTATGCAACAGCATCCTACACTTACAATAGAAAATATACTGTATTTGGAAGTGTAAGATATGATGGTTCAGATTTATTTGGAGTAGATCCTAAATATAAATATTTACCATTATGGTCTATTTCAGGATCATGGTTTGCTTCAGAAGAAGATTTTATAAAAAACAATATAAAAGCTATTAGTAATTTAAGATTTCGTGCTTCATATGGTTTACAAGGAAATATTGACAAAGGAACATCTCCTTTTGTTGTAGGAAATTATGGAACTGCTAATATATTACCCGGACAATCTGAAACAACAATTGTAGTAACAAGTCCTCCAAATAACAAATTACGTTGGGAAAAAACAGAAAATGTAAACTTTGGTTTAGATTTAGGTGTTTTAAAAAACCGTATTAATGTAGCAGCAGATTTATATGGAAGAAGAAGTACTGATTTATTAGGTATTCGTGCTTTACCTCTTGAAAACGGATTTGAATATACAAATATGAACTGGGCTCAAGTTACTAATAAAGGATACGAAATCTCAGTATCAACTAAAAACATAGATAATCCAAACTTTAAATGGTCAACTAACTTCAATTTTGCTCATAACAAAAGTAATATTGATCGTATAGAAGTAAGAGCAAACAGTTATCTTCCTTCAGGAGAAGGCTACCCTGTTAATGCTGTTTTTGCATTAAAAACAGCTGGAATTGATGAAAATGGATATCCTCAATTTTTGAACAATAATGGAGAAGTTGTAAATGCTGTAGACTTCTTCCAATTATATGATCCTTATGCTGTAATTTTCCCTGGTGAAATTTCTCAATCAAGATTAACTGAAAACGCTGAAAATTTTAGAAGCTTATTCACTTATGTAGGAGATAGAGATCCTAAATTTACAGGAGGTTTCATTAACACTTTTAAAATTAAGAACTTTGATGTAACTATTTCAACTACATTTAATTTAAAACAAACAGTTGTTAAAACGCCTCCATACAATGGAACACAAGTAGATAGAGGCCAGAACTATACTACTGATATTTTAGACGCTTGGTCTCCATCTAATCCTAATTCTAATTTACCTGGAATTGTAGGTGCAAATTCAGGAACGGGTGATTCATGGATGGCGTATCAATGGTTTGCAAACGGTTCTCCTGTTAACACCTATGCTCTTTTAGACACTTGGGTTGATGAAATGAGCTATATGAGACTTAGTAGTATTCGTTTAGGTTACACATTACCAAAATCTGTAACAGATAAAATGAAAATTCAAAATGTAAGATTTAATGTGGAAGGAAGAAATCTTTTCGTTGTTAGTTCTAACTATAAAGGCTATTTTGATCCAGAAACATATGGTAACATTTATGCACAACCAATTCCTAGATCTATAACATTAGGCTTAAACTTAACTTTTTAA